From a region of the Paenibacillus lutimineralis genome:
- the infA gene encoding translation initiation factor IF-1 — translation MSKEDVIEVEGTVVEPLPNATFKVELENGHQILAHVSGKLRMHFIRILTGDKVVVQLSPYDLTKGRITYRK, via the coding sequence GTGTCCAAAGAAGATGTCATTGAAGTAGAAGGAACGGTGGTTGAGCCGTTGCCTAACGCTACCTTCAAGGTAGAGCTTGAGAACGGTCATCAAATTCTCGCTCACGTATCCGGTAAATTGCGGATGCACTTTATTCGGATCCTGACGGGAGACAAAGTAGTGGTTCAATTATCACCTTATGATCTGACCAAGGGACGTATCACGTATCGTAAATAG
- the rpmJ gene encoding 50S ribosomal protein L36: MKVRPSVKPICEKCKVIRRKGHVMVICENPKHKQKQG, from the coding sequence ATGAAGGTAAGACCTTCTGTAAAGCCTATTTGCGAAAAATGCAAAGTCATTCGTCGCAAAGGCCACGTCATGGTGATTTGTGAAAATCCAAAACACAAACAAAAACAAGGTT
- a CDS encoding KOW domain-containing RNA-binding protein has translation MMHRSVPQVGQLAKVLKGRDASDVYVIIDIVDDRFVLIANGDKRKFDHPKRKNVQHLELQSMISSEVVQSLQESGRVTNGKLRHAVSVYIASANANAEEKGD, from the coding sequence ATGATGCACCGCTCCGTACCACAAGTTGGCCAGCTGGCGAAGGTGCTGAAAGGCAGAGATGCAAGCGACGTTTATGTGATCATTGATATTGTGGATGACCGATTCGTGTTGATCGCGAATGGAGACAAACGCAAATTTGATCATCCTAAACGTAAGAACGTTCAACATCTTGAACTTCAGTCCATGATCAGTAGCGAGGTTGTTCAAAGTTTGCAAGAAAGCGGTAGGGTGACAAACGGTAAACTGCGTCATGCAGTTAGCGTATATATAGCATCCGCCAATGCTAATGCCGAAGAGAAAGGAGACTGA